The stretch of DNA GGCCGCGAAGGCGTACTGGGCGAGGTCGTTGGTGCCGATGCTCACGAAGTCGACCTCCCGCAGCAGCCGCCCGGCGGCGAGCGCCGCGGCCGGTACTTCGACCATGACCCCGACCGTGCGCAGCCCGTACGCGCGGGCGCGCGCGGCGAACCAGGCGGCCTCCTCGGGCACCGCCACCATGGGCGCCATCACCCGCAGGTCCGCCTCCGTCCGGGCGGCGGCCCGGCCGATCGCCTCCAGCTGGCGGTCCAACAACTCCGGTCGCACCTCACGGGCCAGGCGCAGGCCGCGCAGGCCGAGGGCGGGGTTCGGCTCCTCGAGTTCCGGGAGGTACGGGACCTGCTTGTCCGCGCCGATGTCGAGGGTGCGGATGACTACCGGCCTGCCGGGGAACCGGTCGGCGATCGCCAGGTACGTCGCCGCCTGCTCCGCCACGCCCGGCTCGGTGCCGCGGTGCAGGAACAACAGCTCGGTGCGCAGCAGCCCCACGCCCTCGGCCCCGGCCGCGACCGCATGCTCCACCTCCTCCAGGGTGTCGAGGTTGGCGAGCAGCGGGATCCGCACGCCGTCGGCGGTGCGCCCGGGACCGACCAGCCGGCGCGGGCGGCGCGGCCTGGACGGCGCGGCGAGGTCCGGCCCGGTCGCCACCGTGCCGGCGTCCCCGTCCAGGGCGACCAGCTCGCCCTCGGGCAGGTCGAGCGCGCCGGAGCAGGCCACGACGGCCGGGATACCGAGCGCCCGAGCCAGGATCGCGGTGTGGCTGGTCGGGCTGCCCTGCTCGATGACGATCCCGAGCACCAGGTCGCGACGGAGCGCCACCGTGTCGGCCGGGCCGATGTCGCGGGCGGCCAGGATGTACGGCTGCTCGGCACCTGAGTCGTCCGGACCGGCGCTGCCGAGCAGGGCGGCGACGAGCCGGTCGCGGACGTCGTCCAGGTCGATCGCGCGGGCCGCCAGGTACCCGCCGGCGGCGACGAGCTGCTCCCGGTACCGGTTCGCCGTCTCCCACACGGCGCGGGCCGCGGGCAGGCCGTGCTCCCGGACGAGCCGCTCGGCCTCCTGGCGCAGCGCCGGATCCTCCGCCATCATCGCGGCGGCCTCCAGGATGGGCTGCACGTCCGGGTGGCAACTGGCACGGGCCCGCAGCTCGGCGGCCACCGCGGCGGCGGCCGCGGCGATCCGTGCCGCCTC from Carbonactinospora thermoautotrophica encodes:
- a CDS encoding phosphoenolpyruvate--protein phosphotransferase, producing the protein MTSGGERGGGVTILHGIGVSPGAVCGRVVRLPDRATEPPAGPPPDDREAEAARIAAAAAAVAAELRARASCHPDVQPILEAAAMMAEDPALRQEAERLVREHGLPAARAVWETANRYREQLVAAGGYLAARAIDLDDVRDRLVAALLGSAGPDDSGAEQPYILAARDIGPADTVALRRDLVLGIVIEQGSPTSHTAILARALGIPAVVACSGALDLPEGELVALDGDAGTVATGPDLAAPSRPRRPRRLVGPGRTADGVRIPLLANLDTLEEVEHAVAAGAEGVGLLRTELLFLHRGTEPGVAEQAATYLAIADRFPGRPVVIRTLDIGADKQVPYLPELEEPNPALGLRGLRLAREVRPELLDRQLEAIGRAAARTEADLRVMAPMVAVPEEAAWFAARARAYGLRTVGVMVEVPAAALAAGRLLREVDFVSIGTNDLAQYAFAAERTSGRLARLNDPWQPALLELIRLVGEAGTAAGRPVGVCGEAAADPALAAVLVGLGATSLSMAPTVLPEVGDLLARVTLDQCRAAAEAARAAADPQEARARASAVLGLGP